A segment of the Corynebacterium resistens DSM 45100 genome:
GCAGCCAAGTCATTCAACGGCTTGGAAATGGTAGAACCCGCAGGCAGGGACGACTCGGCAGCTTGAGCGCTGGGCGCGACGGCACCGCCAAGGGCGATACCAGCTGCTACAGCGCCGGCGACCATAGCGCGACGAGTTCCGCGAGGGCGAGAACGCCGTGCCGCTAAATTGTCAGTCGATTTCGCAGCTGGGTTCGCAGTAAATCTCCCGCTGTACAAAGTCATGATCGTTCGTTCTCCTATTCACCCTTAACGGGCGATGACATCCAATGAGCAGCTGAATCTAGCCACTGTTGCACCGAGCAACTCGGCTATGTCTAGGAGAATATCGATTACTAGTTTCACTGGGGAATGTATACAAAAAAATTTTGTGCGCCCGGAGGGATTCGAACCCCCAACCTTCTGATCCGTAGTCAGATGCTCTATCCGTTGAGCTACGGGCGCATTCGCCTTGCGACGAAAGCGATGCTGCCGAGCACAATCTCGCGCGGACCACCACAGGCGCACCACACGCCCCACAACACTGTCCGCCGCTAACCCAGACCTCACCACAAGTCACTGAGCAGCACTTGAGCAGCTCTGGCGCTTCGCGTTTCGCCGAAGGCACGGAGACGCGGCACAAAATCGCAAGCGACTCCGGCCCTGTTTCCGCTGGTCAACAGGGTAGTTAACCGCCCCCAATGCTAACACTTCTTGCCCATAACCCCAAACAGCACTTTGCGCAACTTGAAGCATGGAATTCTTATGTTTCGCCGAATGAGCAGGGTACAGCATGAAAACCAGTTCCATTTACAGCAGAAAAGCTTTTTCGCCCATCACGGGTTAAGCGACAAAATGTGTGTCTGCTATCGGCGTGTCGCGGGGTTAGATGTGGCCTTTTTGGATGCCGATTGAGTGTGTGTACTCGGTATCGATACCGTTGTCGTAGAGGGCTGGTTGTCCTGTTTCATAGTCGGCTTGGTTCTCGTTTCGGGTCAGGGTTGTAACTTTGGCGAGTTGGTTCTGGCCCCAGTTGGACTGTCTGGCGATTTCTATTGGATCGCCAGGCAGTTCCGTTTTCAGATACAGCCACCAATCCAGCATTTTGCGTTGGTGCTCACCGCGTCTGCCGCGATGAGTTCTTGCAAGGAGCTTCAGCTGGGCGTTGATGCCGCCTTCAAGACTGTTGGTGGTGGATTTGATCCGGTGCGGCTCGAGCACACCTTTCGGGGGCTTGAGGTAGACAAACAGCAGGTCATTGCGCCACAGGTGGTTGAGACTGTTGTAGGCCTTGCGCACGTTGACATGGGTCCACACGAGTGTGTCTTTTGCTGTTTTCGGGTCTTTGACCTGTGTCTTTTCGTTGAGCCAATCCTTGTAGAGCGTGTGAAACTCTTGCAGTTGTGCACCCCATTGTGCAGCCTCGTCCAGGGTGGTGATGCGGGTGAGTTTCAGCGCGAGTCGGTAGATGGTGCGGCCAGCATCAGTGCGTGGTCGTGAGGTGGTGTAGCGGCGTACTCTGCGTTGGGCGTGCACGAGGCAGCGTTGGATTTTGGTGTTTGGCCAGCACGTTTTAATTGCGCTTGTGGCTCCTCGGCCACCGTCGATCACAGCGATCAACGGTGCTTCGATGCGCTCGAGCAGGCGCTTGTAGTCGTGTGTGGTTTCTTGTTTGCACCAGTGCCAGGCGATGACGTGGTCGAGCGTTGCCGCCACGATCAGACAGCCACCTGCGGTGTAGGTGCCGTCGATGAAGATCTGGTCGTAGACCCTGCCTGTATGGCCGATGGTCGGGTCAGGCACGTCAACCAGCCAAAAGGCATCGAATTTGCGCTGCAGCGTACGTGTCGAGCAGCTCATGTTGCCGGCGATCGCCGCAAGACTGGTCCCGGCGGTCAGGTGCTGGATGAACGCACGAAATAGGGCTGCGTTGGTGATATCGCTGCGCTGCTTGGTCAGTGAAGCACCGCAGATTTTGCACCGCCACCGGGTCGTCCCGTTGCTGGTGGTGCCGTTTCGTTTCATATCGCCGCCACAATGGCAGCGTGGTCGGTTCTTTGGCATTGGGCAACCGAACCACCGCTCCGTAGCACACCATGGCAGCCACACCGGGGATTTTCGCAAGAGAGGGCCAATATATGCTTTTGGAGCATATATTTTCCGCAAACGCGGAGTTCAGAGCATGAAAATCAACGATTCCGGACACACATTTTGTCGCTTAACCCCCCATCACCCACCCAAAAGGGGTAACCAACGCACGATTGCAGCATTGCAATAAAAAGCACCGATCCCAACCTTTCGGTAGGAATCGGTGCGCAAATATTCTTGCGGAGGCGACAGGATTTGAACCTGCGGTCCCCGGAGGGACAACTCCTTAGCAGGGAGCCCCATTCGGCCGCTCTGGCACGCCTCCATTCGAACCGTGGTGGCGTCGAAATAAAAACCCGACAACCAAACCAGTTTCGACGGCATAAGCCTACACAGGAAACCAGCCTTCCCCAAATCGCAGGTCACCCCATGGCAACTCATCGGGGTAGGCAAAGCTCACGTGTGGCCAGCATTCTGCCTCCGGACCCGCGCTAAGGCGATAAGCTGGGGCAATGGTCCGCTCTGATTTATCTTCACTGCCTGCGTATGTTCCCGGAGCCTCGGTCGAGGGCGCGTTGAAATTGGCCTCCAACGAATCCGCACTGGCCTCGCTGCCTTCGGTCTCCCGCGCAATCGCAGAAGCAGCCGCCGGGATCAACCGCTACCCAGACATGGGCGGCTTTGCACTCCGGCAAAAGCTTGCGGAATGGTTTGGCGGCCAGGCGAACAATGCTTCAGCGTTCGGTACGGAAAACATCGCCCTCGGCAATGGCTCGTCGGCGCTGTGCCTGCAATCCATCCAAGCCACATGTTCCCAGGGCGACGAGGTCATCTTCGCGTGGCGTTCCTTCGAGGCCTACCCGATCCTCACCCGCATCGCCGGCGCTACCCCCATCCAAGTGCCGCTCACCGCAGATCACCGCCACGACCTCCCCGCCATGGCCGGTGCCATCACCGACCGCACGCGCTTGATTTTTGTATGCAACCCCAACAACCCTTCGGGCACCACCATTACCGACGCCCAGCTGCGCGCCTTCCTGGGCCATGTCCCAGCACACGTGCAGGTAGTGCTGGACGAGGCTTATGTGGAATACAACCGCGCTGAGGATCAACCGGATCAGCTTGCGCTACTGACGGAGTTCCCGAATCTTGCAGTGTGCCGGACCTTCTCGAAGGCCTATGGACTGGCGGGATTGCGCTTGGGTTACATGGTGGGATCTACGGAATTCATTGAGGCCGTGAATACAGTGGGAATTCCTTTTGGGGTGAATGCCCTTTCGCAAGCAGCCGGTGCAGCGTGCCTAGAGGCACAGGATGAATTGATGTTGCGAGTTGAGGAAACCGTTTCCCAGCGCGCCCGGGCGGAAGCGGTCATCGCGGAGCTGGTGGGCCAAGGGCAGGGTCATGGCAGTGCCGATGATAATCACGGTGAAAGCAGCCGTGGTGTTGGTGCTGTTGCGGTAGGTGGCAAACGCGAGGGTTTGGTGGTGCCCAGCCAAGCGAACTTTGTGTGGCTACCGCTCGCAGAACGCGCGCAAGCGTTTGATGAAGCCTTGAAGGCCGAAGGGATCGTGGCGCGTTGTTTCCCAGGTGAGGGCGTGCGCGTGACGGTGACCAATGAGGCGGAGACTGATCGCTTGATTGCCGCCCTGCGCAAGGTGCTAGCAGCCGAGCTATCCGGGGATTAGAGCCGGCGACGCAAATTGAGGAGCACTCCACCGCCAACGAGCGTGACGGTCACAGTGGCTGCCATCGCCACCATTCCTCCTTTTTCTTCGAGATGGAGGGGGCCACGGGAGCCTGCTGAGGCTCCTAGGTAGCCACTTGCTTCGTTGCTGCGGTGTGGTTCATTGCCCTTATTGCTCTTTGCCCCTGATCCATTGGAACTTCTTCCACGGCTGAAATCGCCGAAGGGGCGACTGATCCCGTCCGACGGCTTCCGGTTTTGCTCCGCGTTTTGTGGCTCGCGCGCCCCTGGGGCACTCCTCGACAATCGGCCCAGCAACTCATTTTCATCAGAGCCGATTACGCCTTCGGCTTGAATCTGAATGCGTGGTTCGCTTGGGGCCAACGACCGTTGGGATTCCGTGCCGTGGCCACGTACGGGCGCTTGCTGACGACCATTTGGCTGCTGCGGAGCCTGCTCACTGCGGTTGCGGATACTTTCCGTGCCTTCTCCAGTTACGGGAGAATCCCCCCGTGATACCTCCCCGAGAATCGGATCACGATCCGGACTGGGCTCCTCGCGGGCATCAATCGGGATGACCGGCGGAACATCCGTTTTTTCTACTTCTGTGGGTGGGTTTCCCCCACCAGTCGTTGCGGGAACAACTGAATCATCTGGACCGTTGTTCGGGCTTGGGGTTGGTAGATCCGCAGCCTCGGTTGGGGTTGAAGGGGTTGTAGCAGTTGGTTCTGTGGTCGTTGGCTCCGTCGTGGTTGGTTCGGCCGGGGTCGGCTTCGTCGTAGTTGGCTCGGCTGTGGTTGGCTCCGCCGCGGTTGGTTCAGCCGTGGTCGGCTCGGAAGTCGTTGGCTCGGTCGGAACCGAAGTCACCTTCTCGACCTCGAACACCACCGTGGTGGAAACGGATTTCTTGGAGGGTTCATCCGCCAATCGGAACACCACCTCATAGCGCCCCGCTTCTGTTGGCGTACCCGTCAAACAACCCGAAGTCGAGTCATAGGTCACACCATTCGGCAAGGATTTTGGATCAAAGGTGACATCCTTCGCCGAGTACCCAGCACCCGTCTCCAGACACGCGTTCGCGATCGGGGTGCCCACGGTCACCGTCTGACTAGCCGGCTTCGCTTGCAAAGATAGCTCCACGGGGATGACCCGGATGGTAAACCGCTCGGCGATCGGTCGCCCATAGCTATCTAGAATCTCTGCACCGTTGCTATCAACTGCCGTCGCGGTAACGGTGAAGAAGCCCACCTTGCTAGGCACACCCGTCAGCTTTGCTGCGCTTGTGTTCTGCCCTGGCAAAACTGGCGCAGGCGTGTAATTCATGCCCGGGGGTAGCCCATCCAAACGAGCCGTCGCACCCGCGCCAAACCCGCTGAGGCTGATAGTAACCGGCCGAATCTCGCGCCCCTCAAGCACTGTGATGGCAACCGCGGGTGCTTTCTGGCCAGCTCCCGCATTGGCCGTCTCACCTTGCCCCGCCTCTGCTTCTTGAGCGATCGTTGTAGGCATCAATGCTGGTGCGAGGGCCACTCCCCCGGTTATAACTGCAGACATGGCAAAGCCGAGCGCCGCATGGCGCGCGTGCGCCAGCCCTGGGCGCACCGCAGCTGCACCCATTCTCGCGGAACGATCCGCGTTGTAGTCCTCGCCTTGCATTCGGCCAGCTTTCTTAAACTTAGAGCCTAAGCCACATCGCTAAAGTGACTTCGACTGCCCGCACACTTCCAAAGCACTTATCGAAATAGATAGATTGAGACAAGCAATAATAGCAAAGCACCCAACCACGACCACTGTGCGCAACCTTGAGTCGCTCAGCCCTAGAACTCTAACCTGTTGGCGCTCCCTGAAATTCCCGCCAATCAGCTTTAACAATTTCATAGTTTACCCTAAGGCTCGGCAGTCGAAGTTCGCCTCACAATCGTGCTGCTCAACTTTAGGAACACCCTATTTGTGGATTGGCAAATTCGCCAAATGACCCTGCTAAAACGTAGAAATTCTAAGGTGCGTTAAAGTGAAAGACCCGACTCGTATCCCGTCACTCATGGCTACATTGCAAGAGGCCTGGGAAGCACAACCCCATCTATCTCTCCCCCTCTTGCTCCATCAGCTCCAGGGCGCAGGAATTACCGCTACCAGCACAGACGACGATCTCGCTGAACTCCTCCAACACCAGCTGGCCACTCATCCCCTCTTTATTACCGACGCCAACCTCACCCACCGCGCCTACATCGTTGAGACAACAAGCCCCGCGCGGCGGATCATCCTTAGCGGAAATTCGATAGCAGTCCTCCCCTTAGCAGGCAGTTCAGCCTATTCGATGCACTCCCATCCCCGTGCTCAGAAGTTGGCTGCCCCTATCAATGAAACACCCCCTGCCACCCCCGGCCAGCGCACCTCAACAGGAAAGCG
Coding sequences within it:
- a CDS encoding pyridoxal phosphate-dependent aminotransferase, with translation MVRSDLSSLPAYVPGASVEGALKLASNESALASLPSVSRAIAEAAAGINRYPDMGGFALRQKLAEWFGGQANNASAFGTENIALGNGSSALCLQSIQATCSQGDEVIFAWRSFEAYPILTRIAGATPIQVPLTADHRHDLPAMAGAITDRTRLIFVCNPNNPSGTTITDAQLRAFLGHVPAHVQVVLDEAYVEYNRAEDQPDQLALLTEFPNLAVCRTFSKAYGLAGLRLGYMVGSTEFIEAVNTVGIPFGVNALSQAAGAACLEAQDELMLRVEETVSQRARAEAVIAELVGQGQGHGSADDNHGESSRGVGAVAVGGKREGLVVPSQANFVWLPLAERAQAFDEALKAEGIVARCFPGEGVRVTVTNEAETDRLIAALRKVLAAELSGD
- a CDS encoding putative Ig domain-containing protein, with product MQGEDYNADRSARMGAAAVRPGLAHARHAALGFAMSAVITGGVALAPALMPTTIAQEAEAGQGETANAGAGQKAPAVAITVLEGREIRPVTISLSGFGAGATARLDGLPPGMNYTPAPVLPGQNTSAAKLTGVPSKVGFFTVTATAVDSNGAEILDSYGRPIAERFTIRVIPVELSLQAKPASQTVTVGTPIANACLETGAGYSAKDVTFDPKSLPNGVTYDSTSGCLTGTPTEAGRYEVVFRLADEPSKKSVSTTVVFEVEKVTSVPTEPTTSEPTTAEPTAAEPTTAEPTTTKPTPAEPTTTEPTTTEPTATTPSTPTEAADLPTPSPNNGPDDSVVPATTGGGNPPTEVEKTDVPPVIPIDAREEPSPDRDPILGEVSRGDSPVTGEGTESIRNRSEQAPQQPNGRQQAPVRGHGTESQRSLAPSEPRIQIQAEGVIGSDENELLGRLSRSAPGAREPQNAEQNRKPSDGISRPFGDFSRGRSSNGSGAKSNKGNEPHRSNEASGYLGASAGSRGPLHLEEKGGMVAMAATVTVTLVGGGVLLNLRRRL
- a CDS encoding IS256-like element ISCre1 family transposase codes for the protein MPKNRPRCHCGGDMKRNGTTSNGTTRWRCKICGASLTKQRSDITNAALFRAFIQHLTAGTSLAAIAGNMSCSTRTLQRKFDAFWLVDVPDPTIGHTGRVYDQIFIDGTYTAGGCLIVAATLDHVIAWHWCKQETTHDYKRLLERIEAPLIAVIDGGRGATSAIKTCWPNTKIQRCLVHAQRRVRRYTTSRPRTDAGRTIYRLALKLTRITTLDEAAQWGAQLQEFHTLYKDWLNEKTQVKDPKTAKDTLVWTHVNVRKAYNSLNHLWRNDLLFVYLKPPKGVLEPHRIKSTTNSLEGGINAQLKLLARTHRGRRGEHQRKMLDWWLYLKTELPGDPIEIARQSNWGQNQLAKVTTLTRNENQADYETGQPALYDNGIDTEYTHSIGIQKGHI